A window of the Candidatus Jettenia caeni genome harbors these coding sequences:
- a CDS encoding phosphate ABC transporter substrate binding component: protein MVKKAWVFMAIFSFSLTSITIASEAVEVDANIKPYAKVGGVSGNLNSIGSDTMNNLMTYWAEGFNQVYPNVKIQIEGKGSTTAPPALISGTAQIAPMSRAMKPTEIDAFEKKYGYKPTVIRTALDALAIYVNKDNPLKGLSLPQVDAIFSKTRKGKYKEDIKTWGQLGLAGEWSTRPMSLYGRNSASGTYGYFKEHALYKGDFKDSVKEQPGSASVVQGVTEDRYAIGYSGIGYKTSGIRTVPLSFKEGEPYKEAEMENVMNGSYPLARFLYVYINKKPGQPLDPLVREFIKFILSRAGQEVVVKDGYIPIPALVVKDELKKLE from the coding sequence ATGGTAAAGAAGGCATGGGTGTTCATGGCAATTTTTAGCTTTAGTTTAACGAGCATAACTATTGCCAGTGAGGCTGTTGAGGTTGATGCAAACATAAAACCTTATGCTAAGGTCGGTGGGGTTTCAGGAAATCTGAACAGTATAGGTTCTGATACCATGAATAACCTCATGACCTACTGGGCCGAGGGGTTTAACCAGGTATATCCGAATGTAAAGATCCAGATAGAGGGTAAGGGTTCTACCACTGCACCACCTGCTCTTATCTCGGGAACAGCTCAGATAGCGCCGATGAGTAGAGCAATGAAACCTACCGAGATCGATGCCTTTGAGAAGAAATATGGTTATAAGCCCACCGTAATAAGGACAGCATTGGATGCCCTGGCAATATATGTAAATAAGGATAACCCTCTTAAAGGTTTAAGTTTACCTCAGGTGGACGCTATTTTTTCAAAAACCAGGAAAGGCAAGTATAAAGAAGACATTAAAACATGGGGACAGCTTGGTTTAGCAGGAGAATGGTCAACCCGGCCGATGAGTCTCTATGGTCGTAATTCTGCCTCGGGTACCTATGGTTATTTCAAGGAACATGCCCTTTATAAGGGCGACTTCAAAGATTCTGTAAAAGAGCAGCCAGGTTCTGCCTCTGTCGTACAGGGTGTAACCGAGGACCGATATGCTATCGGTTACAGTGGCATTGGTTACAAGACTTCCGGTATACGTACGGTACCCCTTTCATTTAAAGAAGGAGAACCCTATAAAGAGGCTGAAATGGAAAATGTAATGAACGGTTCTTATCCACTGGCAAGGTTTCTCTATGTATATATTAATAAGAAGCCAGGTCAACCCCTTGACCCGCTCGTCAGAGAATTTATAAAATTTATTCTAAGCAGGGCGGGGCAGGAAGTCGTTGTAAAAGATGGATATATTCCTATACCAGCTTTAGTTGTTAAAGATGAACTGAAAAAGTTAGAATAA